In Bacteroidota bacterium, the genomic stretch ACTTCCTACCTGTCGTAGGCAGGGCACCCTCTGGAAAAAATATATACCCATTCACCTAGTTTATATCCAAAATATTTGCATATTTGAAATATTTATACATACTGCGAATGGGTGTGCTCATGCTCATGCTGGGCACACACACGCAATAAAAAACATAGGGCAGAAAGTGCTAAATTTGAACGACATAACATTTAATAAACGATTTGGTGGCTTGATAGGCAGATGCTTCGATATGCCCTACGTTTCTTATTGCCATCCGTTGCAAACATTTATTTTCGCTAACAAGGACCTGCTTGAAGCAGGCAAGCGTCCACGTCCGGGCTTCTTTTTAATTTTGGACTAGCCGGAGCTTGTTAACAAAAACCGAAGCTATTGTTTGATCTGCACATTAAAATCCAATACATTTACATACGATACCTTTATCGACCTTAAACTAACCCGGAAATATGGATAAAAAAAGAGATGTTTTAAGCGTTATCATATCTGCTGTAATCATTACATTATTGTTCCATAAACAATCGCTCGGATTAAATTTATTATTTTTTGAAACCGCTTTTTTAATTTGGCTATTATTTACAAAACAAATACAACGTAAAAACAAAACCCTTTTAACTTTTGGAACCGGTTTATTATTAAGTGCATTCATTACCGTATTTACGCACTCGGTTTTTGCCTATGTCATTAATTTTTTATCGTTATTTACATTTATAGGTATTCTGATTTACCCAAATGTCAAATCGATTTTAAATGCCATTGGATTAGCTTTTGTAAGCATTTTTAATTCGCAAATTATATTTTTTAACGAATTATTCGGTATCAAATTTAAAGGTCAAAAACTTGGTAACCATGTTTGGAAATACAGTATTTACATAATCCCCCTGATTATCATATTTATTTTCATTGCAATTTACAGTCTGTCGAATCCAATTTTTGATAATCTGGTTAATTGGATTGCTTCTCTTTTCAGGAAAAATCTATGGGCCGTTTTTAAGCATTTTGATTTTGCCATCCTCATTACTTTATTCATAGGCTTATTTTTTGCAAACTTTTTATTTTTAAGAACCGAAAATAAAGATATTGTTGATTATGACTTAAATGCCGACGATAAACTCAAGAGGTTGAAAGAAGGCAGTTCGGATGGTTCAAGCACAAATTCTTTGATGAATGAATACAAAGCCGGTGTTTTCCTGCTCATTATTTTGAATTTATTATTAGTGGTTTTAAATGCAATCGACATTAAATGGGTTTGGTTTAATTTCGAGTGGGAAGGTCAATATCTTAAGCAATTCGTTCATGAAGGAACCTATTTATTAATCCTTTCTATTCTGATCTCCATTTTTATAGTGCTGTTCTTTTTCCGGGCGAACCTGAATTTTTATCGTAAAAATAGATTATTGAAGATTTTAAGTTATATCTGGTTAGCTCAAAATGCAGTTCTTGTACTATCGGTGGCAATCCGAAACTATAGGTATATCAACTATTTCGCACTTGCCTATAAAAGAATTGGAGTTATTATTTTTCTGATATTGACCCTATATGGCTTATACACCGTATTGATAAAAGTCAAACTAACAAAATCTGCCTTCTATTTATTCAAAAAAAACACCCGGGCATTGTTTGTCATATTATTCATAAGTTCAATTTTTAACTGGGATGGAATAATTGCTCAATACAATTTCAAAAAAGCGAACCAATCATTTTTACACCTTAATTATCTTTCAACACTTTCAGATAAAACGCTTCCATATTTGGATAAATCACTTGCTGAGATGGAAGGAATTGATGAATTGCAGAAAGAAAAATTTCCTTTTAACGAAATATTTATGACCCCGCAAGCATACGTCGATTCTATTTATAACAGAAAAATTACTTTCAAACAAAAATGGGAATCAAAAAGTATTTTGTCGTGGAATTTACCGGAGTACCTGGCTTACAAAAAATTGTATTGACCAGATCCAAACATTAACTTTAATCTGTGATGAAAAAGACAGTATTTATCATTTTTCTCTTCTGATTGAATAATGAAATCTTAAATTTGTAACCGATGAAATCAAAAATCTTATGGCTGCGAATTAGTTATTGGATCGCAGCACTGGCCGATTTTGGCATAGCAATAGCCGTATTAATTCCCGAAAAAATGGGATTGACAGAGTTTGTATATCCAATGGGACTTATGTCTGCAACGGCTTTTTCATGGGGCATTCTATTATTGATTGCCGACCGAAAACCACTCGAGAGAAGATGGATTCTGATTCCTACAATCTTTGTAGTCGTATTGTTAACGGCTGTAAGAATTTATGCATCCATTAATCATTTAATTGACTTTAGCATTGGATATATTATTTTAGGGGTATTCATATTTCTATTAACATCTTACAGCTATTATATTTCAAGAAACCTTAATAAGCAGAATTAAAAGAATGAAATCAAGAATCAGGATTGTCTTAGGCATACTTATTTTATGTCATTATTCCCTTTTTTCTCAAAATGTAATTGAGAAACATAAAATAGTGAAAGTGCTTTCATTCAATATTCTGCATGGTGCAACTACAAGAGGTGATTTTGATTTGGATGCAATTGCCAGTGTTATTATTAATACCGGACCCGACTTGGTTGCACTTCAGGAAGTTGATTTTAAAACAAAGCGGGCAAAAAAGTATGACCTTGCCACCGAACTTGGCTGGAGGGCAAAAATGGCTCCGATTTTTGCGCGGGCCATGAATTATGATGGAGGGGAATATGGCGAGGCTGTTTTAAGTAATTATACTTTTATAAGTAGCCGAAATGTACCGCTTCCTTATACCAATGGAAATGAACCAAGAGCTGCATTAGAAATTATAACGATTTTGCCCTCCGGTGATACTATTGCATTTATCGGCACCCATCTGGACCATTTAAAGGATGAAAAAGATCGTATATCTCAGGCATTAAAAATCAATGAGGTATTTTCATCAAATAAATATCCGACCATTTTAGCCGGCGACCTGAATGCCGAACCCGGCAGTACACCCATCAATATT encodes the following:
- a CDS encoding endonuclease/exonuclease/phosphatase family protein, producing the protein MKSRIRIVLGILILCHYSLFSQNVIEKHKIVKVLSFNILHGATTRGDFDLDAIASVIINTGPDLVALQEVDFKTKRAKKYDLATELGWRAKMAPIFARAMNYDGGEYGEAVLSNYTFISSRNVPLPYTNGNEPRAALEIITILPSGDTIAFIGTHLDHLKDEKDRISQALKINEVFSSNKYPTILAGDLNAEPGSTPINILEQMWTASYNKEKPEFTFPSDNPSKKIDYVMFYPKNRWRVIETKVNQDTIASDHCAYLVTLELIDLR
- a CDS encoding DUF4173 domain-containing protein, producing the protein MDKKRDVLSVIISAVIITLLFHKQSLGLNLLFFETAFLIWLLFTKQIQRKNKTLLTFGTGLLLSAFITVFTHSVFAYVINFLSLFTFIGILIYPNVKSILNAIGLAFVSIFNSQIIFFNELFGIKFKGQKLGNHVWKYSIYIIPLIIIFIFIAIYSLSNPIFDNLVNWIASLFRKNLWAVFKHFDFAILITLFIGLFFANFLFLRTENKDIVDYDLNADDKLKRLKEGSSDGSSTNSLMNEYKAGVFLLIILNLLLVVLNAIDIKWVWFNFEWEGQYLKQFVHEGTYLLILSILISIFIVLFFFRANLNFYRKNRLLKILSYIWLAQNAVLVLSVAIRNYRYINYFALAYKRIGVIIFLILTLYGLYTVLIKVKLTKSAFYLFKKNTRALFVILFISSIFNWDGIIAQYNFKKANQSFLHLNYLSTLSDKTLPYLDKSLAEMEGIDELQKEKFPFNEIFMTPQAYVDSIYNRKITFKQKWESKSILSWNLPEYLAYKKLY